The genome window CAAACGCGGTGGGTGAGCGGGTGATGTGGCAGTCGCTGATCTCGCTGCCGAAACGCGCGCAGAGGTCCTGGTCGGTGGCGGTGGCGCCCTGTTGGCGGTCGGACACGCTCATTTGCATCAGCGGCAGGCGGCTGAAGACGATAGTGGCTTGAGTCGCACCGTTGCCTTGCTGGTCGTAGTGCACCTGCTTGTTCAGACGCATGCTGGTTTCGGGACGCTCCAGCGGGATATGTTCTTCGCGCACCTGGCCTTGGGCGTCGTTGACCAACACCCAGCGGTCCTGGATATCGGGCAGCGTCTGGCCTGGGGCAAACACCGGGTTGGTCGGGTCGAGCCACCAGACCTGGCCATCCACTTCCGCACGCACGATGGCGTGGTTCGGCGCGTTGGTGCCGGGAATCAGCAAGGAATCCACCACTTCGCCACGGCTGACCCACGCCGTCTCGGCCTTGATGCCACTGGCCTTGAGCATGGCGGTCAGCAGGATTGCCAGGTCTTTGCAGTCGCCATAACCATGCTGCTCGATTTCAGCCAGATTGAACGGCACATAGCCGCGCTCCGTAGCGCGCCAGTCGCCCAGGTAGCGGTAGTGATCATTGATGTGCTGCATCAGCGCGGCGACTTGTTCAGCCGGTGGCAAACCGCGTGCGGCGGCCACGGCTGCGGCACTTTGCGCGGGTAGTTGGGCCCCGAGGATCTGGTTATAGCGTTGCGCGAAATCACCGAAGTACGCTTGGCGATCCATGGCGCTGCCCACTTCCAGGCGCGGGGTACGCATCAGTGCGGCGCCGGGTGACTCATTGATGTAGTTGAGATAGATCGGGGTTTTTTGGACCACGTCCAGGGTCTTGCCGTCGGCCGACGGGGTCACGCTGAAATCGTCGAACAGTTCGCTGCGCCACTGGATCGGTCGCTCAGCGGTAAAGCGTGCCTTGACGTGGTCGCGACGCACCGCGCTCGGGCCGAACGTGAGGGCGTAGTGAAACTGGGTCATCAGCGGCTTGGCCGCGCGATGTTCGCGCACGGTGTAACGAATCTGTGTGCCGACGCGCAGGTTCGGGAAGGCCAGGGAGGTCTGTTTGTCGCGGCGAAAGCCCTGGTCCGGGTTGGGCGCGGTGCGGGTGTCGATTTGCGCGGCATCCAGCGCGATCGGCCTGGCGCCAGGCTGGGTGGATTGAGCGCTGATCACTTCAAAGGTATCGCCTTCGGAGTAATCGAAGTCGATGCGCGAGAGCATTTCGCGGCCGTTAGGCGCAAGGATGGTGTAGTGATAGGTGGTGGTGCAGTCGGTACTGGCATCGCGGTTGAAATGGCAATGCAACTCGGTGTCGCCGGCCAGCGGGGCTTCGGCCATGGGTTGCAGGGCGGCGCTAACGGAATGGGTGACCAGCCCCAGACTGAGCGCAATCAAAGGGCGTTGAAACGAAAAACGGTACATGGGCGCCTCGGGTGACACATTGAAACAACTACCCGGTGGGTAGCAATAAGGCACAGATGATAATGGGTCTCAACAAAAAAATCTAGGATTGTTCGACAATGACGTTGGCTGAAAGGCCCGGAATAGAGCCTTTTGTGTAAGAAGTGTCAGGGTTTCAGCAGCTCAAACTCGGCGGTTCCAAGCTTCTCGCCATTGATCAGCACGTGTACCGAGTGTTTGCCTGGGTAGTGCTTGCGCGTGGTCAGCTCGCGGATAGGTTGCTCGCGGCGAATGCTGTGATGCTCACCCGCTTCCAAGGTAAAGGCCTTGAGCTTGAACACCTTGGCCGCGCTATGCCCGGCGCTTTTTACGTAGTCGATGGCGTAGTCCACCACCAGTTTTTGTGCGGTGGCGGCAGTGGACTCCAGGCTGAAAGAGAGGCTGATGCGCTCGCCCAACGTGATCACTGCCGGTGTGACCGTCAGGTGATGAATCTTCACCTCGGCGCGGGCCCCGGCGCCGATGATCGTCAGCGCGCGGGTGTTGCCTTGCTTGATCAGGCTGCGCAGCGCGTGGCGGGCGATCCACGCGGTGTGCGGGTTATCCAGGTGCCAGCCTTCGATCAGGCTGAGCACCCAGTCGGGGTCATCCTTGGTGATGTCATTGAGGTGGTTGGCCACGGATTTGCGCACATACAGGCTGCTGTCAGCCTTGAGGTTATCGAGGATCGACGCGCACAACTCGGGGTTGGCCTGCACCTCGGCGAGGCGAAAGGACCAGGGCAGGCGCGGGCGTGAGCCTTCACTGGCGAGGCGCCGTACATGTTCGTTGTCGTCCAGCGACCATGCCTGCAGCACGGCCAGCGTGCGCTTGAAGTCGTGCAGCAAAAAGTGGCGAATGGCGAACTCGGCCGAGCCAAACGTAGTGAAATATTTGAGCGCGGCCATGGAGCGCTCGAAGTCGCCTTGGCCGTAACTGGCCACATAGTGCGGCAGGAACAGGCTGACAAACCCACTGTTCAGACGCGGGGCGAGGGCGTAAAGCAGCTTGAGGGTTTGCGCATAATCCAAGGGGATGACGGCGTGGAGGCTTTCGCTGACCCGCGCCATGCGCTGCATCACCGACAACTCGGCAAGCCCCGCCTTGGCATGCTTGAGAAACCCCTTGGCGTCGAACGCCGGGTACACCGCCGACATTTCGCGGGCGATGTGCTGCAGGCGTTCGACGTTGAAGATTTCCTTGAGGGCTGGGGCGCTTTGCTCGGTCATCGGGGGTTCCAGGGCGTCAGAGAAACCAGCGGTATTCCCGCGCGTTGATCTCTTGTTGAAAGGCCAGATGATCCTGGCGTTTGTTCTCGCAATACACGTCGACAAATTCGCCGCCCAGTTTATCGCGCACCACGGGTTGATGTTGCATGGCGCGCACGGCGTCGAGCATTTCCAGGGGGAAATCGGCACCGCTGTTTCGGTCCTCGTTCAACGGGGCGAAGGGTTCTTGCCTGGCTTCAAGGCCATGCTCCAACCCTGCGAGGATCGCCGCCAAGACCAGATACGGGTTGGCATCGGCACTGGCCAGGCGGTGTTCAATACGCAGGTTGCGCGGGTCGGACTCGGGAATGCGCACGCACGCATCGCGGTCCTCAAAGCCCCAACTGGCGCGGGTCGCCGCATTGACCGTACCGCCCAGGCGGCGGAAGGCATTGTGGT of Pseudomonas fluorescens contains these proteins:
- a CDS encoding DUF3857 domain-containing transglutaminase family protein, encoding MYRFSFQRPLIALSLGLVTHSVSAALQPMAEAPLAGDTELHCHFNRDASTDCTTTYHYTILAPNGREMLSRIDFDYSEGDTFEVISAQSTQPGARPIALDAAQIDTRTAPNPDQGFRRDKQTSLAFPNLRVGTQIRYTVREHRAAKPLMTQFHYALTFGPSAVRRDHVKARFTAERPIQWRSELFDDFSVTPSADGKTLDVVQKTPIYLNYINESPGAALMRTPRLEVGSAMDRQAYFGDFAQRYNQILGAQLPAQSAAAVAAARGLPPAEQVAALMQHINDHYRYLGDWRATERGYVPFNLAEIEQHGYGDCKDLAILLTAMLKASGIKAETAWVSRGEVVDSLLIPGTNAPNHAIVRAEVDGQVWWLDPTNPVFAPGQTLPDIQDRWVLVNDAQGQVREEHIPLERPETSMRLNKQVHYDQQGNGATQATIVFSRLPLMQMSVSDRQQGATATDQDLCARFGSEISDCHITRSPTAFVVHDGYTVSATLNDHRGLEKLANNYVYTDESLKGLWDGFINYRRNGQQADLYMGNPETHDYSFVLTGGKMEKAIPGCQVRSPWYDLDLEGQRTDDGLRYHYRLSQKTRWLTHAQITSDAFGKMIEDARACAEQVHQVVKL
- a CDS encoding DNA alkylation repair protein gives rise to the protein MTEQSAPALKEIFNVERLQHIAREMSAVYPAFDAKGFLKHAKAGLAELSVMQRMARVSESLHAVIPLDYAQTLKLLYALAPRLNSGFVSLFLPHYVASYGQGDFERSMAALKYFTTFGSAEFAIRHFLLHDFKRTLAVLQAWSLDDNEHVRRLASEGSRPRLPWSFRLAEVQANPELCASILDNLKADSSLYVRKSVANHLNDITKDDPDWVLSLIEGWHLDNPHTAWIARHALRSLIKQGNTRALTIIGAGARAEVKIHHLTVTPAVITLGERISLSFSLESTAATAQKLVVDYAIDYVKSAGHSAAKVFKLKAFTLEAGEHHSIRREQPIRELTTRKHYPGKHSVHVLINGEKLGTAEFELLKP